A genomic region of Amphiura filiformis chromosome 6, Afil_fr2py, whole genome shotgun sequence contains the following coding sequences:
- the LOC140154399 gene encoding choline transporter-like protein 4, with the protein MGKKKERKRSDSNGSNASHMERKYGIPKSHDPNFKGPIRNRSCTDVPCCILFATFLTGVVLIACFAFTRGNPHTIIYPSDYKGNICNMSQEVKNKPYSLYFDYLDCLSLSVVLTLSCPTPQVCLKTCPQETFTIYTRYPLQVYQRPPVGGVNWEDFICLYGVDPEYEVNVKGRKIVDLLMHKECAAYYVSSIPIGGRCMPTFLTFAESGLNGTSPNGRNITEENISALGKILQIFMESEQIANLVDDFHKTWPYLVIGMVIAMLGSFFLLMLLQWIASVIVWGTIAALIGIFTWGIYYTFDKWRCYDIPREECVPSEVQSMEFNLLNVDSYLRISNVWLGFFITLCVLAAIVLLLVFILFTRIRIATALIEEASQALGMMLSTLFWPIIPFTLQLAFISFWAFVAVYLASSGQTKYIVVNAPDDSDFENGTFCDIMQWNSNSNFPALCEFETFGLPEYTIYLQLYMVVALYWVTNFIIALGEMTLAGAYASYYWAREKPKDIPMLPVIASLWRSVAFHLGSLAFGSFIIAVIQIIRTLLEYVEEKVQAKSNPITRFIFCCCKCFFWCLEKFMRFINRNAYIEIAVYGYNFCSAAKNAFFLLMRNILRVAVLNSITSFILFIFKLTISLGMSIGAFYFFSWSSSSENQFFGLADVHYLWVPILVVGLSSYVIAAAFFGVYDMGVDTLFLCFLEDLERHDGSEEKPYFMAKSLRNILHKKNKPHKNEEQKKSKKKKGKNKSGEDAAWV; encoded by the exons ATGGGAAAGAAGAAAGAGAGGAAACGATCTGACTCTAACGGATCAAATGCTTCCCATATGGAAAGGAAATACGGAATTCCAAAATCGCACGATCCCAACTTCAAAGGACCAATACGAAACAGAAGTTGTACAGATGTCCCTTGTTGTATTCTCTTCGCTACTTTCCTTACTGGTGTTGTTCTTATCGCGTGTTTTGCATTCACAAGAGGCAACCCGCACACCATCATCTATCCTTCTGACTACAAAGGCAATATATGCAATATGAGTCAAGAAGTTAAGAACAAACCGTACTCTTTATATTTCGACTATCTTGACTGTCTTTCGTTGTCGGTTGTTCTCACTTTGAGTTGCCCAACACCACAGGTTTGCTTGAAGACTTGTCCGCAGGAAACGTTCACGATATACACCAGGTATCCTTTGCAAGTGTATCAAAGACCTCCAGTTGGAGGAGTCAATTGGGAGGACTTTATATGCCTTTATGGAGTAGACCCCGAGTATGAAGTTAATGTCAAAGGTAGAAAGATTGTAGATCTTCTGATGCACAAGGAATGTGCTGCCTATTATGTCAGTAGTATACCCATAGGAGGAAGATGTATGCCAACGTTTTTGACATTTGCTGAATCTGGTTTAAATGGCACATCACCTAATGGAAGAAATATCACTGAAGAAAATATCAGCGCTTTGGGGAAGATCTTACAGATTTTTATGGAGTCTGAGCAG ATCGCCAACCTGGTGGACGATTTCCACAAGACTTGGCCTTACCTTGTAATCGGTATGGTTATTGCAATGCTTGGATCATTCTTCCTTCTTATGCTCCTACAATGGATCGCATCTGTCATTGTTTGGGGAACCATTGCGGCACTCATCGGCATATTTACATGGGGTATTTACTATACCTTCGACAAGTGGAGATGCTATGATATACCAAGGGAAGAGTGTGTACCTTCAGAGGTTCAAAGTATGGAGTTCAATTTGCTCAATGTGGATAGCTATCTGCGGATTTCCAACGTGTGGTTAGGATTCTTCATCACTCTTTGTGTTTTAGCAGCAATAGTTTTACTATTAGTTTTCATCTTATTCACAAGAATCCGAATAGCTACAGCACTTATTGAAGAAGCTAGCCAAGCCTTGGGTATGATGCTGTCTACACTATTTTGGCCAATTATTCCATTTACGTTACAGCTTGCGTTTATTTCCTTTTGGGCGTTCGTTGCTGTATATCTTGCTTCAAGTGGACAGACAAAGTACATTGTAGTCAACGCGCCGGATGATTCCGATTTTGAGAATGGAACATTTTGTGATATTATGCAATGGAATTCAAACAGTAACTTTCCTGCTTTGTGTGAATTCGAAACCTTTGGACTTCCAGAATATACTATTTACCTGCAACTTTACATGGTGGTGGCACTTTATTGGGTCACTAACTTCATCATAGCTCTTGGAGAGATGACACTTGCTGGTGCATATGCTTCTTATTACTGGGCCCGAGAGAAGCCTAAAGATATTCCTATGCTACCAGTTATAGCTTCCCTATGGAGATCTGTAGCATTCCACTTGGGATCCCTGGCATTTGGATCGTTTATCATCGCCGTCATACAGATTATCCGTACACTCCTTGAATACGTTGAGGAAAAGGTCCAAGCCAAAAGCAACCCAATCACACGCTTCATCTTTTGCTGTTGTAAATGCTTCTTTTGGTGTCTAGAAAAGTTCATGCGATTCATAAATAGAAACGCCTATATCGAGATTGCAGTATATGGATATAATTTCTGCTCAGCTGCGAAAAATGCATTCTTCCTGCTAATGCGAAATATTCTTCGCGTTGCCGTTCTCAACAGCATTACaagttttatattatttatcttcAAGTTGACGATAAGTCTTGGGATGTCTATAGGAGCATTTTATTTCTTTTCGTGGTCATCATCGTCAGAAAATCAATTCTTTGGTCTAGCAGATGTTCACTATCTCTGGGTACCGATTTTAGTGGTAGGCCTATCATCATATGTAATTGCTGCGGCATTTTTTGGAGTATATGATATGGGTGTGGACAccctttttctttgttttcttgaaGATCTTGAAAGACATGACGGGTCAGAAGAGAAACCATATTTCATGGCTAAAAGTCTTAGAAATATCTTACATAAGAAAAACAAACCACACAAAAATGAAGAACAGAAAAAGAGTAAAAAGAAGAAAGGCAAAAATAAAAGTGGGGAAGACGCGGCTTGGGTTTAA